A region from the Geotoga petraea genome encodes:
- a CDS encoding class II SORL domain-containing protein, translating to MFGDIIKKDDFKNEKHVPTIDSPEKVKKDEPFMVEVEVGKEIAHPNTVEHHIEWMDLYVHYDGDPNTVHVGRYEFGPVVGEPKVKTKIKLPKSGTLLVMSHCNIHGLWEASKKIEVE from the coding sequence ATGTTTGGTGACATCATTAAAAAAGACGATTTTAAAAACGAAAAACATGTACCAACTATCGATAGCCCTGAAAAAGTAAAAAAAGACGAACCATTTATGGTTGAAGTAGAAGTTGGAAAAGAAATTGCCCATCCTAACACAGTAGAACATCATATAGAATGGATGGACTTATATGTACATTACGATGGAGACCCTAACACAGTTCACGTAGGAAGATACGAGTTTGGACCTGTTGTTGGAGAACCTAAAGTAAAAACAAAAATCAAATTACCAAAATCAGGAACATTGTTAGTAATGTCTCATTGTAACATTCACGGACTTTGGGAAGCAAGCAAAAAAATAGAGGTAGAATAA
- a CDS encoding sensor histidine kinase, which yields MFENLMGIIANEDPTNLLRIISKEISEQLYKKINKHNLIFIYEPAREVLRLMGSSVDCDKLRGFKIYMAETEDLHDSIFQKKKTVYPLKEDEKIGCLKEESQIYIYPIYANDTFLGAVGLFEDDYNLEEINSNFSTYAVLMNLVMEALSIEELREKVTLLENLTEVIEDILDREKLIKKIVSEIHNFLHAQVSAFWEYDEESEKLVLKYVEGIHDENILKHELNLYGSYEGETLFGSSEKIVIGRRFYNNKEKAFEIDYRSSMYSKIVSDGKSLGVIAIYNREKNYGYRPYKHFDNLDLTFLTDACKRAGVAINRIYLYEKLQTEVQKLKKFKKSNEQLINLQKTQLEKTNALHKISQAIKSTYDINNAIKIMLLGLTSGRGLKFNRALYLERDKIRGFLIPKLWIGPADDENIGEAWNQANQKALKYGDLVQFLREEALNMPNTNKLTESVSNKVLAYKGHPILERVVSKRQIVNVTSNVFKIKYDELEDIYDIIKTEEFLIFPLAGRAETKGIIVVDNKFNKEPITDIDSEILKLFMDSIGLAMETIENYNELRNKTKSLEEQKNLMDYYRRFKDNILQNLAVGIVVVDRQSKIIEWNEKAESFFSKPRENIIGNSINLMSSTFGEDILNTIDTIMESEESLKYTNYKLKIGDQTKIFDIQFSLLRNREVGYVEGVILGFDDVTEIYYLQQEMEKREKLAAIGEMTSRIAHEIRNPLTVIGGFLNRMYKKMDDPIAVEKYTGIIDDEISRLEIIVSEILEYSRGQKLPEFEEIDLNKLIEDVLIMYEDFIKQKNITLEKAKNVDNIYVNVDRNRIKQVLINLLKNAIEVVTNEGRIEIKSGIDEKHRAFFQIKNNGAQIPEENQEKLFMPFFTTKTHGTGLGLPICKKIIEDEHKGNLYLVKSDEDGTIFRFELPLDS from the coding sequence ATGTTTGAAAATTTAATGGGTATCATAGCAAATGAAGATCCTACTAATTTGTTGAGAATAATTTCAAAAGAAATCTCTGAACAACTATATAAAAAGATCAACAAACATAATTTAATCTTTATATACGAGCCTGCCAGAGAAGTTCTCAGGCTTATGGGTTCTTCTGTAGATTGTGATAAGCTTAGAGGTTTCAAAATCTACATGGCAGAAACTGAAGATTTACACGATTCTATTTTTCAAAAAAAGAAAACTGTTTACCCTCTCAAAGAAGATGAAAAAATTGGATGTTTGAAAGAAGAGTCTCAAATATATATATATCCAATTTACGCAAACGACACTTTTCTTGGTGCGGTTGGCCTTTTTGAAGATGACTATAATTTAGAGGAGATAAACTCCAATTTTTCTACATATGCCGTGCTTATGAATCTTGTTATGGAAGCTCTTTCTATTGAAGAGTTGAGAGAAAAAGTTACTTTGTTAGAAAATTTAACGGAAGTTATAGAAGATATATTGGACAGAGAAAAACTTATCAAAAAGATAGTAAGCGAAATACACAACTTTTTGCATGCACAAGTCAGTGCTTTTTGGGAGTATGATGAAGAATCCGAAAAACTCGTATTAAAATATGTCGAAGGAATTCATGATGAAAACATTTTAAAACACGAATTGAACTTATATGGTTCTTATGAAGGCGAAACTTTGTTTGGATCATCGGAAAAAATTGTTATAGGTAGAAGGTTTTATAATAATAAAGAAAAGGCTTTTGAAATAGACTATAGATCATCTATGTATTCAAAGATTGTTTCCGATGGAAAATCACTCGGTGTTATAGCAATATACAACAGAGAAAAAAACTATGGATACAGACCTTACAAACACTTTGACAATTTAGACTTGACTTTTTTAACAGATGCTTGTAAGAGAGCTGGAGTTGCAATAAACAGAATTTATTTATACGAAAAACTTCAAACTGAGGTTCAAAAACTCAAAAAATTTAAAAAAAGCAACGAACAGTTGATAAATCTTCAAAAAACACAGCTTGAAAAGACAAACGCTCTACACAAAATATCTCAAGCAATAAAGTCCACTTATGATATAAACAATGCGATAAAAATAATGCTTCTCGGGTTAACTTCTGGAAGGGGACTTAAGTTTAACAGGGCTCTATACCTTGAAAGGGACAAAATTCGTGGTTTTTTGATTCCAAAACTCTGGATAGGGCCAGCAGATGATGAAAATATTGGCGAGGCCTGGAACCAAGCTAACCAAAAGGCTCTTAAATATGGTGATTTGGTACAATTTTTAAGAGAAGAAGCTTTGAATATGCCAAACACAAACAAATTGACTGAATCAGTTTCTAACAAAGTTTTGGCGTATAAAGGGCACCCTATCTTGGAAAGAGTCGTTAGTAAAAGACAAATTGTAAATGTAACGTCAAATGTTTTTAAAATTAAATATGATGAATTAGAAGATATTTATGACATAATAAAAACAGAAGAATTTTTAATTTTCCCTTTAGCAGGAAGAGCTGAAACGAAAGGGATAATAGTAGTAGACAACAAGTTCAACAAAGAACCAATAACAGATATAGATTCTGAAATATTGAAACTTTTTATGGATTCAATTGGGCTTGCAATGGAAACGATAGAAAATTACAATGAATTGAGAAATAAGACTAAATCTTTGGAAGAACAGAAGAATCTTATGGATTATTATAGAAGGTTTAAAGATAATATTTTACAGAATCTCGCTGTTGGTATTGTAGTTGTTGACAGACAGAGTAAGATAATCGAATGGAACGAAAAGGCGGAATCTTTCTTTTCAAAACCAAGGGAGAATATCATTGGGAACTCTATTAACCTTATGTCTTCTACTTTTGGGGAAGACATTTTGAACACCATCGATACTATAATGGAATCTGAAGAAAGTTTGAAATATACAAATTATAAGCTAAAAATTGGGGATCAAACTAAAATTTTCGATATTCAATTTTCGCTATTGAGAAATAGAGAAGTAGGTTATGTTGAAGGAGTTATACTTGGTTTTGACGATGTTACAGAGATTTACTACCTTCAACAGGAAATGGAAAAAAGAGAAAAACTCGCTGCAATTGGTGAGATGACTTCGCGTATTGCTCATGAAATAAGAAATCCTTTAACTGTTATTGGAGGATTTTTGAATAGAATGTATAAAAAAATGGATGATCCAATAGCTGTTGAGAAATATACAGGTATAATAGATGATGAAATTTCGAGATTGGAAATAATCGTTTCGGAAATATTGGAGTATTCGAGAGGACAAAAACTTCCAGAGTTTGAGGAGATTGATTTAAACAAATTAATAGAAGATGTCCTCATAATGTACGAAGATTTTATAAAACAAAAGAATATAACTTTAGAAAAAGCGAAGAACGTGGATAATATCTACGTGAATGTGGACAGAAACAGAATTAAACAAGTTCTCATCAACCTTTTAAAAAATGCAATTGAAGTTGTGACAAATGAGGGTAGGATAGAAATCAAAAGTGGTATTGACGAAAAACACAGAGCTTTTTTCCAAATTAAAAATAACGGAGCTCAAATTCCGGAAGAGAACCAAGAAAAACTCTTCATGCCTTTTTTTACAACAAAGACGCATGGAACAGGACTGGGACTGCCAATTTGTAAAAAGATAATAGAAGATGAACATAAAGGAAATCTTTATTTGGTAAAATCTGACGAGGATGGAACAATTTTTAGATTTGAATTACCTTTAGATTCATAA
- a CDS encoding TIM-barrel domain-containing protein, with protein sequence MFKKQMVLDDVILFRTGKPFNTTAVIKEITDDFDNSEDFPYFEVKEYENYYEFVYEMDKDDYVYGLGEQLGALNKRGKEYKLYSTDDPIHTPEKGSLYGSHPFAFIDGSKKFAFMIDFPGEIVFDIGYTHKDLMTVKVPSKDFDFYLFDIEDKYEVIKKYLELTGSPFVPPKWSWGFQQCRWSYPDADTINNIAESFRKDGIPCDAIYMDIDYMKDYKVFTVDEEKFPNFEDFAKNLKKDGFKLVPIIDPGVKIEDNYSVYEEGKENNYFCKDKDGEDFVAAVWPGLTHFPDFLNKEARKWWGEKYKFFTDKGIYSFWNDMNEPSIFYSLKGFNKLVEIGENLRGNEDMGIKSFLAKEQMFDMANNREDYKSFYHRADDGSTVNHDLVHNLYGYFMAKATVEEGFDNIIPNQRYLLLSRSSYLGHHRIATIWMGDNMSWWDHMLVQMRMLQSLNMAGFFYTGADVGGFGSNASPELVIRWMQLGAFTPLYRNHSALGTREQEPFAFDEETKDIMRDIIRLRYSLIPYSYSEYMKSVSELRPFIKPLHMDYEGKRVKEIEDQYMYGDSIMVAPVHTQNAKGRFVHLPGDDKWLCWVASKYDERKMSIYFPGDFYVDADLNEIPLFIKENKLITISEPMNYVGEKEIEEITVIGLVTDKAEFTYYEDDGETKDYQKGKFAEALITVEKEGNEYKFSVEKDEHENPETGETYELAIKRIKFEIYDEHGNIIENTIEI encoded by the coding sequence TTGAATAAAAGGGGTAAAGAATACAAACTTTATTCGACAGATGACCCAATCCATACTCCGGAAAAAGGATCTTTATATGGTTCTCATCCTTTCGCTTTTATAGACGGAAGCAAGAAGTTTGCTTTTATGATCGATTTTCCAGGAGAAATTGTTTTTGATATTGGATATACGCACAAAGATTTAATGACTGTTAAAGTTCCTTCTAAAGATTTTGATTTTTATCTTTTTGATATTGAGGATAAATACGAAGTCATAAAAAAATATTTGGAACTCACTGGTTCTCCTTTTGTTCCTCCAAAATGGAGCTGGGGTTTCCAACAGTGTAGATGGAGTTATCCAGATGCAGATACTATCAACAATATAGCAGAATCCTTCAGAAAAGACGGCATCCCTTGTGACGCCATATATATGGACATAGATTATATGAAAGACTACAAAGTTTTCACAGTTGACGAAGAGAAATTTCCTAACTTTGAAGATTTTGCTAAAAACTTGAAAAAAGATGGGTTTAAATTGGTTCCTATTATTGACCCCGGGGTTAAAATAGAGGATAATTACAGTGTTTACGAAGAAGGAAAAGAAAACAATTATTTCTGTAAGGACAAAGACGGCGAAGACTTTGTCGCAGCAGTTTGGCCAGGATTAACTCATTTTCCTGATTTTTTAAACAAAGAAGCTCGAAAGTGGTGGGGAGAGAAGTACAAATTTTTTACAGATAAAGGGATTTACTCTTTCTGGAACGATATGAACGAACCATCTATTTTTTATTCTTTAAAAGGTTTCAACAAATTGGTTGAAATTGGAGAAAATCTCAGGGGAAATGAAGATATGGGTATCAAATCTTTCCTCGCCAAAGAACAGATGTTCGACATGGCCAACAACAGAGAAGATTATAAGAGTTTTTACCATAGAGCGGATGATGGAAGTACAGTTAACCACGATTTGGTTCACAATTTGTATGGATATTTCATGGCAAAGGCTACTGTAGAAGAAGGTTTCGATAACATAATACCAAATCAAAGATATCTGCTTTTATCCAGAAGTTCTTATTTAGGGCACCATAGAATTGCGACTATTTGGATGGGAGACAACATGTCATGGTGGGATCATATGCTTGTTCAAATGAGAATGTTGCAATCGTTGAATATGGCTGGATTTTTCTACACCGGTGCAGATGTAGGGGGTTTTGGGTCAAACGCTTCTCCAGAGCTTGTTATTAGATGGATGCAACTTGGTGCTTTTACACCACTTTACAGAAATCATTCAGCACTTGGAACAAGAGAGCAAGAACCTTTTGCCTTTGACGAAGAAACAAAAGATATTATGAGGGATATTATAAGACTTAGGTATTCTCTTATCCCATATTCTTATTCTGAATATATGAAATCAGTTAGCGAACTCAGACCATTTATCAAACCGCTTCATATGGATTATGAAGGAAAAAGGGTTAAAGAAATTGAAGATCAATATATGTACGGTGATTCTATAATGGTTGCACCAGTTCACACGCAGAATGCCAAAGGAAGGTTTGTTCATCTGCCAGGTGATGATAAATGGTTATGCTGGGTTGCGTCTAAATACGATGAAAGAAAGATGTCTATTTATTTCCCTGGTGATTTCTACGTTGATGCTGACTTGAATGAAATCCCACTTTTTATAAAAGAAAACAAGTTGATCACCATTTCTGAACCTATGAATTACGTTGGTGAAAAAGAAATAGAAGAAATAACAGTTATTGGGCTAGTTACTGACAAAGCAGAATTTACCTATTACGAAGATGATGGAGAAACAAAAGATTATCAAAAAGGTAAGTTTGCAGAGGCTTTGATTACAGTAGAAAAAGAAGGAAATGAGTATAAATTTTCTGTTGAAAAAGATGAACACGAGAATCCTGAAACCGGAGAAACTTATGAATTGGCTATAAAGAGGATCAAATTTGAGATATACGACGAACACGGAAACATAATAGAAAACACCATAGAAATATAA
- a CDS encoding STAS domain-containing protein, with translation MNLQFEEMSDNSFWIYFEGDLDVYNINQVTIEIQKKIKNTKNEKVVFDLKKLNYLDSSGIGLLVKFYKYLKDNNKKMQLYRPTENVLKLIKMTKLDKIIEVKS, from the coding sequence ATGAACTTACAATTTGAAGAAATGAGCGATAATTCCTTCTGGATTTATTTTGAAGGAGATTTAGACGTATACAACATAAATCAAGTAACAATTGAGATTCAAAAAAAGATAAAAAACACAAAAAATGAAAAGGTAGTTTTCGACCTTAAAAAACTCAACTATTTAGATAGTTCGGGAATAGGACTTCTTGTGAAATTTTACAAATATCTAAAAGACAACAACAAAAAGATGCAATTGTATAGGCCAACAGAAAACGTTTTAAAGTTAATTAAGATGACCAAACTGGATAAAATTATCGAAGTAAAAAGTTAA
- a CDS encoding response regulator, giving the protein MAKILVVDDEDNVRLLIKEELEDTGYEVIDAPNAEKGLEILKEKDDIDIVCTDIEMPDISGLEFAGEIRKKFGDKKIIFLTAYSHYKSEMASWAADAYVVKSMDLTELKDTISNLLNI; this is encoded by the coding sequence ATGGCTAAAATTTTAGTTGTAGACGACGAAGATAATGTAAGATTGTTAATTAAGGAAGAGTTGGAAGACACAGGGTATGAAGTTATAGATGCTCCAAATGCCGAAAAGGGCTTAGAAATTTTAAAAGAAAAAGATGATATTGACATAGTATGTACAGACATTGAAATGCCAGATATTAGCGGTTTAGAATTTGCTGGCGAGATTAGAAAGAAATTTGGCGACAAAAAGATTATATTTTTGACTGCATATTCACATTATAAATCTGAGATGGCTTCTTGGGCTGCAGATGCTTATGTTGTTAAATCTATGGATTTAACTGAATTGAAAGATACCATTTCTAATTTATTGAATATTTAA
- a CDS encoding ATP-dependent Clp protease ATP-binding subunit — MRLNPNDFTEKALKALQDAQTFLASTQSNLMKPEHLLYSVVEQDDKYVNEIFDVEDLDSLLNDLDNAISEDIGMRYSGPVGGLYLSNNLARALEIAKKELRKLNQHKISLMGIVLGIFLEKNSMASKILNKYTNEKIIRKQLKKQIDENDEEDSSRQRDPLKKYTIDLTEEASKGKLTPVIGREKEIQRIIEILSRKTKNNPVLVGDAGVGKTAIIEGLAQKVVEEDAPYYLKDKKIFQLDMTGLIAGTKFRGEFEERLKSVLDRAKKLKDEAIIFIDELQMLMGAGATEGSTMDAANILKPSLARGEIKVIGATTMEEYRKYIEKDKAFARRFQPIDIGEPSVENAIQILEGLKDSYEKHHGVEITDGAVKAAVNLSHRYITDRFLPDKAIDLIDEASAKVKLKINTKPGEIREIEKKLLSLEDEINKLTIDKQYEEAARKKAEYFDVQKELEAAKKMAEQNKEKDNISEKVDEETIAYVVQQWTGIPVTKMLSDEREKLINLEDELHKRMVDQNEAVNIISETIRKSRAGLKDPRRPLGSFLFLGPTGVGKTELAKSIADYLFGDESALIRIDMSEYMEKYSVSRLIGAAPGYVGYEEGGQLTEKVRRKPYSVILLDEIEKAHPDIFNILLQIMDDGRLTDSQGRTVNFSNTIIIMTSNLGSELISKSKKTVGFIEENAENYKDIKEQVMSSVKKAFRPEFINRLDDTIVFKPLSMEDMKAIVDIMVGRLEERLIEKKLTIKVSDAAKKELAEKGFDPVFGARPLRRVIERDIETPLANKIIMAEIQENDEVLVELENNQLVVKKGKSKNKKKGTEDGSKAKVKETEDQKSE; from the coding sequence ATGAGATTGAATCCAAATGATTTTACAGAAAAAGCGCTAAAAGCCTTACAAGATGCTCAAACTTTTCTTGCAAGTACCCAAAGCAATTTGATGAAACCTGAGCATTTGCTTTATTCTGTTGTGGAACAAGACGACAAATATGTAAACGAGATTTTTGATGTGGAAGATTTAGATAGTTTGTTGAATGATTTAGACAATGCAATATCAGAAGATATAGGAATGAGATATTCAGGACCAGTAGGCGGGCTTTATTTGTCTAACAACTTGGCGAGAGCGCTGGAAATAGCCAAAAAAGAATTGAGAAAATTAAATCAACACAAAATTTCTTTGATGGGAATTGTGCTGGGAATTTTTCTCGAGAAGAATTCAATGGCTTCTAAAATACTTAACAAATATACAAATGAAAAAATTATAAGAAAGCAGTTGAAAAAACAAATTGACGAAAACGACGAAGAGGATTCTTCAAGACAAAGAGATCCTTTAAAAAAATATACTATCGATTTGACAGAAGAAGCTTCTAAAGGGAAGTTAACTCCTGTTATAGGAAGGGAAAAAGAAATTCAGAGAATTATTGAAATTCTTTCCAGAAAAACTAAGAACAACCCTGTTTTAGTCGGAGATGCTGGTGTTGGTAAGACAGCTATTATAGAAGGATTAGCTCAAAAAGTTGTTGAGGAAGACGCGCCTTATTATCTTAAAGACAAGAAAATTTTTCAGCTGGATATGACTGGACTTATAGCGGGAACAAAGTTTAGAGGAGAATTCGAAGAAAGACTGAAAAGTGTTTTAGACAGAGCAAAAAAATTGAAAGATGAAGCAATCATTTTTATAGATGAATTACAAATGCTTATGGGGGCTGGTGCAACAGAAGGTAGCACTATGGATGCTGCAAATATTTTGAAGCCTTCTCTTGCAAGAGGTGAAATAAAAGTTATTGGTGCTACTACTATGGAGGAATATAGAAAATATATAGAAAAAGACAAGGCTTTTGCAAGAAGATTTCAACCAATAGACATTGGTGAGCCTTCTGTAGAAAATGCAATTCAAATATTGGAAGGACTTAAAGATTCTTACGAAAAACACCACGGTGTCGAGATAACTGATGGAGCTGTTAAAGCAGCTGTTAACCTTTCTCACAGATATATAACAGATAGGTTTTTGCCAGATAAGGCTATCGATCTTATAGACGAAGCCTCTGCAAAGGTAAAACTCAAAATAAACACAAAACCTGGTGAAATTAGAGAAATTGAGAAAAAACTTCTTAGCTTAGAAGATGAAATAAATAAATTGACTATAGACAAACAATATGAAGAAGCAGCAAGAAAAAAAGCTGAATATTTCGATGTTCAAAAAGAGCTTGAAGCTGCTAAAAAAATGGCTGAACAGAACAAAGAAAAAGACAATATTAGTGAAAAAGTAGATGAAGAAACTATTGCATACGTTGTTCAACAGTGGACAGGCATCCCTGTTACAAAGATGTTGAGCGATGAAAGAGAAAAACTCATAAATCTTGAAGACGAACTACACAAAAGAATGGTCGATCAAAATGAAGCAGTTAATATTATTTCAGAAACTATAAGAAAATCAAGAGCAGGCTTAAAAGACCCAAGAAGACCTCTTGGAAGTTTCTTGTTCTTAGGTCCAACTGGTGTTGGTAAAACTGAGCTGGCCAAGTCCATTGCTGATTATCTTTTTGGTGATGAATCAGCACTTATAAGAATAGATATGAGTGAATACATGGAAAAATATTCTGTTTCCAGACTTATTGGTGCAGCTCCAGGATATGTAGGCTATGAAGAAGGCGGACAATTAACAGAAAAAGTAAGAAGAAAACCTTATTCAGTTATTTTGTTGGATGAAATAGAAAAAGCACACCCAGATATTTTCAATATTTTACTACAAATCATGGATGATGGAAGATTAACAGATTCCCAAGGTAGAACTGTTAACTTCTCCAATACTATAATAATAATGACATCTAATCTTGGTTCTGAGCTTATAAGTAAATCCAAAAAAACAGTTGGATTTATAGAAGAAAATGCTGAGAATTATAAAGACATTAAAGAACAGGTTATGTCTTCTGTGAAGAAGGCCTTCAGACCAGAATTTATAAACAGATTAGATGATACTATCGTTTTCAAACCATTGTCTATGGAAGATATGAAGGCAATTGTAGATATAATGGTGGGAAGATTGGAAGAAAGACTAATAGAGAAGAAGCTAACTATAAAAGTTTCTGATGCTGCGAAAAAAGAACTTGCTGAAAAAGGTTTTGACCCTGTTTTTGGAGCTAGACCTTTGAGAAGAGTTATTGAAAGGGATATTGAAACCCCTCTTGCTAACAAAATAATCATGGCAGAAATACAAGAAAACGACGAAGTCTTAGTAGAGTTAGAAAACAACCAGTTAGTCGTTAAAAAAGGTAAAAGTAAAAACAAGAAAAAAGGGACCGAAGATGGAAGTAAAGCAAAGGTAAAAGAAACTGAAGACCAGAAATCTGAATAA
- a CDS encoding heme NO-binding domain-containing protein yields MKGMVVGTWIDTWRKLFGDNLVDKAMNNVNIPTDKYFTPTEEVEDKKVYSMVDTISNGTGKTKEEILKEMGKKNINTFYSYYPNFFKREGLLSFLAAMNDVHKSLTKRIPGARPPRIDFDIESEKVAIVTYSSFRDMRYYFLGLLEGAADYFNDNMEYEILDQGSDSEGSFMKVRVKASKPYAEIKKVKFFSVMGFGVLRKFVSSTTFLVFLSAFILSLVLNMFIDSSWLSSILTGVGAGAIFFFMGNMYTNALKSSEKSIENMKNKNYNSPMLVKGEKSLEEQTKKLEELRTTLSGLFIDFVGDVEEIDTFTSKVGERANEMRELSDSMGELVEQVATSSVQISEDAQQISDVVESNVNSIQSIINRESEMVTSLDKAVDNITESSKMVEKASDGIELMSGRFNELVDESKSLDKGANEIMNVVETVSNIAEQTDLLALNAAIEAARAGEAGKGFAVVADEIRKLAESSKNAANQIASILGNISKGIKKLTDNVDREYDQMKEEAVRLKESSKSNLTSSEDIKVISKDIESILKELQSEGDKLTQLTSSVQNLLAISEEGSATAEEISASVKEFINNIKGILEDLDKTKEFIKSFKGNFDSIEF; encoded by the coding sequence ATGAAGGGAATGGTCGTAGGAACATGGATCGACACTTGGAGAAAGTTATTTGGGGATAACTTAGTTGACAAAGCAATGAATAATGTAAACATACCAACGGATAAATACTTCACACCAACCGAAGAAGTAGAAGACAAAAAAGTTTACAGCATGGTGGACACAATTTCAAATGGAACAGGCAAGACTAAAGAAGAAATTCTAAAAGAAATGGGTAAGAAAAACATCAACACATTTTATTCATATTACCCAAATTTTTTCAAAAGAGAAGGCCTTCTATCTTTTTTAGCGGCTATGAACGACGTGCATAAATCTTTAACAAAAAGAATTCCTGGTGCAAGACCACCAAGAATTGATTTTGATATAGAGAGTGAAAAAGTTGCAATTGTTACTTATTCATCATTTAGAGATATGAGATATTACTTTTTGGGTCTTTTAGAAGGAGCAGCAGATTATTTCAACGATAACATGGAATACGAAATATTAGACCAAGGTTCAGACAGTGAAGGTAGTTTTATGAAAGTAAGGGTGAAAGCTTCAAAACCATACGCAGAAATCAAAAAAGTCAAATTTTTCAGCGTAATGGGATTTGGTGTCTTGAGAAAGTTTGTTAGTTCAACAACTTTTTTAGTTTTCTTGAGTGCTTTTATACTTTCCTTGGTTTTAAACATGTTTATAGATTCATCGTGGTTATCCAGTATTTTAACTGGAGTTGGTGCTGGAGCTATTTTTTTCTTCATGGGAAATATGTACACTAACGCTTTAAAGTCAAGTGAAAAATCCATAGAAAACATGAAAAATAAAAATTACAACTCTCCAATGCTCGTTAAAGGTGAAAAATCATTAGAAGAACAGACTAAAAAGCTTGAAGAATTAAGAACTACTTTAAGCGGTCTTTTCATAGATTTTGTTGGAGACGTTGAAGAGATTGACACTTTCACTTCAAAAGTTGGAGAAAGGGCAAACGAGATGAGAGAACTTTCAGACTCAATGGGTGAATTAGTTGAGCAAGTTGCCACAAGTTCTGTTCAAATAAGTGAAGACGCCCAACAAATTTCAGATGTTGTAGAATCAAACGTAAATTCAATACAGTCCATAATAAATAGAGAAAGCGAAATGGTCACTTCTTTAGACAAGGCCGTAGATAACATAACAGAATCATCCAAAATGGTTGAAAAAGCTTCAGATGGAATAGAACTTATGAGTGGAAGGTTCAACGAATTAGTCGATGAATCAAAAAGCTTGGACAAAGGTGCAAACGAAATCATGAATGTTGTTGAAACAGTCAGCAACATAGCAGAACAAACAGATCTTTTAGCTCTAAATGCCGCTATTGAAGCTGCAAGAGCCGGAGAGGCTGGAAAAGGTTTTGCCGTAGTTGCAGATGAAATAAGAAAATTGGCAGAGTCTTCTAAAAATGCAGCAAATCAAATAGCTTCAATATTGGGAAATATTTCAAAAGGAATTAAAAAACTCACAGATAATGTGGATAGAGAATACGATCAAATGAAAGAAGAAGCTGTTAGACTAAAAGAAAGTTCAAAATCCAATCTAACTTCTTCAGAAGACATAAAAGTAATTTCAAAAGATATAGAAAGTATATTAAAAGAGCTTCAAAGCGAAGGCGATAAATTAACACAACTTACAAGTAGCGTACAAAACTTGTTAGCTATATCCGAAGAAGGTTCTGCTACCGCGGAAGAAATCTCTGCATCTGTTAAAGAATTCATAAACAATATCAAGGGTATCTTGGAAGACTTGGACAAAACAAAAGAATTCATAAAGAGTTTCAAAGGAAATTTCGATTCAATCGAATTTTAA
- the rd gene encoding rubredoxin: MKKYRCIICGYIYDPEQGDPDNGVEPGTSFDDLPEDWVCPICGASKEDFEVFE; encoded by the coding sequence ATGAAAAAGTACAGATGTATTATATGTGGATATATTTACGATCCAGAACAAGGAGACCCAGATAACGGTGTAGAACCAGGAACATCATTTGATGATCTTCCAGAAGATTGGGTATGTCCAATTTGTGGTGCAAGCAAAGAAGATTTTGAAGTTTTTGAATAA
- a CDS encoding rubrerythrin family protein, with translation MVKRDMTRQFLEEAYCGESKAHMKYLIFADEAEKKGLDNLANMWRAIAHAEYVHAKNHFKALGYVGSTEENLESSREGEDFEIKEMYPVYNNSADFQEEPEAVRSTHFALEAEKIHEGMYAEAKQKATEGKDIEGKTYFICEVCGYTTWDAAPEKCPVCGAKKEMFTSFSNK, from the coding sequence ATGGTTAAAAGAGACATGACTAGACAGTTTTTGGAAGAAGCTTATTGTGGTGAGTCTAAAGCACATATGAAATATTTGATTTTTGCTGATGAAGCAGAAAAAAAGGGTTTGGACAACTTAGCTAATATGTGGAGGGCAATAGCACACGCAGAATACGTTCACGCTAAAAACCATTTCAAAGCTTTAGGTTATGTTGGCTCAACAGAAGAAAATCTTGAAAGCTCAAGAGAAGGAGAAGACTTCGAAATTAAAGAAATGTACCCAGTTTACAACAACTCTGCTGATTTCCAAGAAGAACCAGAAGCAGTAAGAAGCACTCACTTTGCTCTTGAAGCAGAAAAAATACATGAAGGTATGTACGCAGAAGCAAAACAAAAAGCAACAGAAGGAAAAGATATCGAAGGGAAAACTTATTTTATATGTGAAGTTTGTGGCTACACAACTTGGGACGCAGCTCCAGAAAAATGTCCAGTTTGTGGTGCAAAAAAAGAGATGTTTACATCATTTTCAAACAAATAA